One window of Myxocyprinus asiaticus isolate MX2 ecotype Aquarium Trade chromosome 4, UBuf_Myxa_2, whole genome shotgun sequence genomic DNA carries:
- the LOC127439573 gene encoding histone acetyltransferase KAT5 isoform X1, whose protein sequence is MADPSVDVVEGCRLPVLRKNQENEDEWPLAEILSVKEIPGRKLYYVHYIDFNKRLDEWVTPDRLDLKKLQFPKKEAKTPTKNGLPGSRPSSPERDVRKSLDLNGQSASAPSRGKSLPTPKRKAESVSLATQVTAATPVPSLPGPAEASQASVYPAMRDPSFSIKREEHEQLISLTTNGTARRLIPSQPGRKRKNCGGTDEMVKVFQNNSPRCSTVYLLPGEDSQDSSDGIPSAPRMTGSLVSDRSHDDIVTRMKNINCIELGRHRLKPWYFSPYPQELTSLPILYLCEFCLKYLKSLKCLQRHLTKCNLRHPPGNEIYRKGTISFFEIDGRKNKAYSQNLCLLAKCFLDHKTLYYDTDPFLFYVMTEYDSKGFHIVGYFSKEKESTEDYNVACILTLPPYQRRGYGKLLIEFSYELSKVEGKTGTPEKPLSDLGLLSYRSYWSQTILEILMSLKSENGDRPQITINEISEITSVKKEDVISTLQYLNLINYYKGQYILTLSEDIVEGHERAMQKRLLRIDPKCLHFTPKDWSKRGKW, encoded by the exons ATGGCGGACCCCTCG GTTGATGTCGTTGAAGGCTGTCGTCTACCTGTGTTGCGAAAAAACCAAGAAAATGAAGACGAATGGC CTTTGGCTGAAATTCTCAGTGTCAAAGAGATTCCTGGCAGAAAGCTCTATTATGTCCACTATATTGACT TCAATAAGAGGCTGGACGAATGGGTTACACCGGATCGGCTGGACTTGAAGAAGCTCCAGTTTCCAAAGAAAGAGGCAAAGACTCCCACAAAAAATGGCCTGCCTGGGTCTCGCCCCAGCTCCCCAGAGAGAGATGTG AGGAAGAGTCTAGATCTCAACGGTCAGTCTGCATCAGCTCCTTCAAGAGGCAAATCCCTCCCCACACCG AAGAGGAAAGCAGAATCTGTCTCTTTGGCAACACAAGTTACTGCAGCAACTCCAGTGCCTTCACTTCCTGGTCCTGCGGAGGCTAGTCAAGCCTCCGTGTACCCAGCAATGAGAGACCCCTCTTTCAGCATTAAAAGAGAAGAGCATGAACAGCTCATCTCTCTCACAAcg AATGGCACAGCGCGTCGTCTTATTCCTTCTCAGCcagggagaaaaaggaaaaattgtGGAGGGACAGATGAG ATGGTAAAGGTGTTCCAGAATAACAGCCCCCGCTGCTCAACCGTCTATTTGCTGCCAGGAGAG GACTCCCAGGATAGTTCTGATGGAATCCCCTCTGCCCCACGCATGACTGGTAGCTTGGTGTCAGACCGCAGTCACGACGACATCGTGACACGGATGAAGAACATAAATTGCATCGAGCTGGGTCGTCACAGGCTGAAGCCCTGGTACTTTTCTCCATACCCACAGGAACTCACCTCACTGCCCATTCTCTACCTCTGTGAATTCTGTCTCAAATACCTCAAGAGCCTCAAGTGTCTTCAGAGGCACTTG ACAAAATGCAACCTTCGGCACCCCCCTGGAAATGAGATCTACCGCAAAGGAACCATCTCCTTTTTCGAAATAGATGGCAGAAAAAACAAG GCATATTCCCAAAATTTGTGTTTATTGGCCAAATGCTTCTTGGACCATAAGACCCTGTACTACGACACAGATCCTTTCCTTTTCTATGTTATGACCGAGTATGACTCAAAGGGATTCCACATCGTCGGCTACTTCTCCAAG GAGAAGGAATCAACAGAAGACTATAATGTGGCCTGTATTCTGACTTTACCACCTTACCAGAGAAGAGGCTACGGCAAGCTGCTAATTGAATTCA GTTATGAGCTCTCAAAGGTGGAAGGTAAGACAGGTACTCCCGAAAAGCCTTTGTCTGATCTGGGCCTGCTTTCCTACCGCTCATACTGGTCGCAGACTATTCTCGAGATCCTCATGAGCCTCAAATCAGAGAATGGAGACAGACCACAGATCACCATCAA TGAAATTAGTGAGATCACAAGTGTCAAGAAAGAAGATGTGATATCAACTCTCCAATACCTCAACCTCATCAATTATTATAAG GGTCAGTATATCCTCA
- the LOC127439573 gene encoding histone acetyltransferase KAT5 isoform X2 → MADPSVDVVEGCRLPVLRKNQENEDEWPLAEILSVKEIPGRKLYYVHYIDFNKRLDEWVTPDRLDLKKLQFPKKEAKTPTKNGLPGSRPSSPERDVRKSLDLNGQSASAPSRGKSLPTPKRKAESVSLATQVTAATPVPSLPGPAEASQASVYPAMRDPSFSIKREEHEQLISLTTNGTARRLIPSQPGRKRKNCGGTDEDSQDSSDGIPSAPRMTGSLVSDRSHDDIVTRMKNINCIELGRHRLKPWYFSPYPQELTSLPILYLCEFCLKYLKSLKCLQRHLTKCNLRHPPGNEIYRKGTISFFEIDGRKNKAYSQNLCLLAKCFLDHKTLYYDTDPFLFYVMTEYDSKGFHIVGYFSKEKESTEDYNVACILTLPPYQRRGYGKLLIEFSYELSKVEGKTGTPEKPLSDLGLLSYRSYWSQTILEILMSLKSENGDRPQITINEISEITSVKKEDVISTLQYLNLINYYKGQYILTLSEDIVEGHERAMQKRLLRIDPKCLHFTPKDWSKRGKW, encoded by the exons ATGGCGGACCCCTCG GTTGATGTCGTTGAAGGCTGTCGTCTACCTGTGTTGCGAAAAAACCAAGAAAATGAAGACGAATGGC CTTTGGCTGAAATTCTCAGTGTCAAAGAGATTCCTGGCAGAAAGCTCTATTATGTCCACTATATTGACT TCAATAAGAGGCTGGACGAATGGGTTACACCGGATCGGCTGGACTTGAAGAAGCTCCAGTTTCCAAAGAAAGAGGCAAAGACTCCCACAAAAAATGGCCTGCCTGGGTCTCGCCCCAGCTCCCCAGAGAGAGATGTG AGGAAGAGTCTAGATCTCAACGGTCAGTCTGCATCAGCTCCTTCAAGAGGCAAATCCCTCCCCACACCG AAGAGGAAAGCAGAATCTGTCTCTTTGGCAACACAAGTTACTGCAGCAACTCCAGTGCCTTCACTTCCTGGTCCTGCGGAGGCTAGTCAAGCCTCCGTGTACCCAGCAATGAGAGACCCCTCTTTCAGCATTAAAAGAGAAGAGCATGAACAGCTCATCTCTCTCACAAcg AATGGCACAGCGCGTCGTCTTATTCCTTCTCAGCcagggagaaaaaggaaaaattgtGGAGGGACAGATGAG GACTCCCAGGATAGTTCTGATGGAATCCCCTCTGCCCCACGCATGACTGGTAGCTTGGTGTCAGACCGCAGTCACGACGACATCGTGACACGGATGAAGAACATAAATTGCATCGAGCTGGGTCGTCACAGGCTGAAGCCCTGGTACTTTTCTCCATACCCACAGGAACTCACCTCACTGCCCATTCTCTACCTCTGTGAATTCTGTCTCAAATACCTCAAGAGCCTCAAGTGTCTTCAGAGGCACTTG ACAAAATGCAACCTTCGGCACCCCCCTGGAAATGAGATCTACCGCAAAGGAACCATCTCCTTTTTCGAAATAGATGGCAGAAAAAACAAG GCATATTCCCAAAATTTGTGTTTATTGGCCAAATGCTTCTTGGACCATAAGACCCTGTACTACGACACAGATCCTTTCCTTTTCTATGTTATGACCGAGTATGACTCAAAGGGATTCCACATCGTCGGCTACTTCTCCAAG GAGAAGGAATCAACAGAAGACTATAATGTGGCCTGTATTCTGACTTTACCACCTTACCAGAGAAGAGGCTACGGCAAGCTGCTAATTGAATTCA GTTATGAGCTCTCAAAGGTGGAAGGTAAGACAGGTACTCCCGAAAAGCCTTTGTCTGATCTGGGCCTGCTTTCCTACCGCTCATACTGGTCGCAGACTATTCTCGAGATCCTCATGAGCCTCAAATCAGAGAATGGAGACAGACCACAGATCACCATCAA TGAAATTAGTGAGATCACAAGTGTCAAGAAAGAAGATGTGATATCAACTCTCCAATACCTCAACCTCATCAATTATTATAAG GGTCAGTATATCCTCA
- the LOC127439573 gene encoding histone acetyltransferase KAT5 isoform X3, protein MADPSVDVVEGCRLPVLRKNQENEDEWPLAEILSVKEIPGRKLYYVHYIDFNKRLDEWVTPDRLDLKKLQFPKKEAKTPTKNGLPGSRPSSPERDVKRKAESVSLATQVTAATPVPSLPGPAEASQASVYPAMRDPSFSIKREEHEQLISLTTNGTARRLIPSQPGRKRKNCGGTDEMVKVFQNNSPRCSTVYLLPGEDSQDSSDGIPSAPRMTGSLVSDRSHDDIVTRMKNINCIELGRHRLKPWYFSPYPQELTSLPILYLCEFCLKYLKSLKCLQRHLTKCNLRHPPGNEIYRKGTISFFEIDGRKNKAYSQNLCLLAKCFLDHKTLYYDTDPFLFYVMTEYDSKGFHIVGYFSKEKESTEDYNVACILTLPPYQRRGYGKLLIEFSYELSKVEGKTGTPEKPLSDLGLLSYRSYWSQTILEILMSLKSENGDRPQITINEISEITSVKKEDVISTLQYLNLINYYKGQYILTLSEDIVEGHERAMQKRLLRIDPKCLHFTPKDWSKRGKW, encoded by the exons ATGGCGGACCCCTCG GTTGATGTCGTTGAAGGCTGTCGTCTACCTGTGTTGCGAAAAAACCAAGAAAATGAAGACGAATGGC CTTTGGCTGAAATTCTCAGTGTCAAAGAGATTCCTGGCAGAAAGCTCTATTATGTCCACTATATTGACT TCAATAAGAGGCTGGACGAATGGGTTACACCGGATCGGCTGGACTTGAAGAAGCTCCAGTTTCCAAAGAAAGAGGCAAAGACTCCCACAAAAAATGGCCTGCCTGGGTCTCGCCCCAGCTCCCCAGAGAGAGATGTG AAGAGGAAAGCAGAATCTGTCTCTTTGGCAACACAAGTTACTGCAGCAACTCCAGTGCCTTCACTTCCTGGTCCTGCGGAGGCTAGTCAAGCCTCCGTGTACCCAGCAATGAGAGACCCCTCTTTCAGCATTAAAAGAGAAGAGCATGAACAGCTCATCTCTCTCACAAcg AATGGCACAGCGCGTCGTCTTATTCCTTCTCAGCcagggagaaaaaggaaaaattgtGGAGGGACAGATGAG ATGGTAAAGGTGTTCCAGAATAACAGCCCCCGCTGCTCAACCGTCTATTTGCTGCCAGGAGAG GACTCCCAGGATAGTTCTGATGGAATCCCCTCTGCCCCACGCATGACTGGTAGCTTGGTGTCAGACCGCAGTCACGACGACATCGTGACACGGATGAAGAACATAAATTGCATCGAGCTGGGTCGTCACAGGCTGAAGCCCTGGTACTTTTCTCCATACCCACAGGAACTCACCTCACTGCCCATTCTCTACCTCTGTGAATTCTGTCTCAAATACCTCAAGAGCCTCAAGTGTCTTCAGAGGCACTTG ACAAAATGCAACCTTCGGCACCCCCCTGGAAATGAGATCTACCGCAAAGGAACCATCTCCTTTTTCGAAATAGATGGCAGAAAAAACAAG GCATATTCCCAAAATTTGTGTTTATTGGCCAAATGCTTCTTGGACCATAAGACCCTGTACTACGACACAGATCCTTTCCTTTTCTATGTTATGACCGAGTATGACTCAAAGGGATTCCACATCGTCGGCTACTTCTCCAAG GAGAAGGAATCAACAGAAGACTATAATGTGGCCTGTATTCTGACTTTACCACCTTACCAGAGAAGAGGCTACGGCAAGCTGCTAATTGAATTCA GTTATGAGCTCTCAAAGGTGGAAGGTAAGACAGGTACTCCCGAAAAGCCTTTGTCTGATCTGGGCCTGCTTTCCTACCGCTCATACTGGTCGCAGACTATTCTCGAGATCCTCATGAGCCTCAAATCAGAGAATGGAGACAGACCACAGATCACCATCAA TGAAATTAGTGAGATCACAAGTGTCAAGAAAGAAGATGTGATATCAACTCTCCAATACCTCAACCTCATCAATTATTATAAG GGTCAGTATATCCTCA